The following coding sequences lie in one Enterococcus sp. 9E7_DIV0242 genomic window:
- the treP gene encoding PTS system trehalose-specific EIIBC component, producing MGKYTADAEQLLKDIGGKENVAAVSHCATRMRFVLNDPSLADEKAIENIPSVKGMFTNAGQFQVIIGNDVPLFFNDFSAVSGIDGVSKEQGKSAAKQNLNPVQRAIGVLAEIFTPIIPAIIVGGLILGFRNVLESIQFGALGGQTIVESSQFWSGVNHFLWLPGEAIFHFLPVGITWSIAKKMGTTQILGIVLGITLVSPQLLNAYGVAGTAAADIPFWDFGFAQIDMIGYQAQVIPAMLAGFMLAYLEIFFRKIIPQAVSMIFVPFFALLPTIFAAHVILGPIGWTIGNFISSVVNTGLTSAFNWLFGAVFGFLYAPLVITGLHHMSNAIDTQLIADFQSTNLWPMIALSNIAQGSAVLGVIFLHRGNKKEEQISIPSMISCYLGVTEPAMFGINLKYVYPFVAAMIGSGLAGMFATLMGVRANAIGVGGLPGILAIRAQDWLSFIIAMVIAIALPFVLTIFFRRQGIFNKVDPVDEATGELYAEELAMAGNAPQGFAADTTAAPTATAAKETLFAPADGEVITISEVADPVFSKKMMGDGYAVRPINEKVYAPVSGTITTIFETKHAIGILTDTGLEVLVHIGLDTVELKGEPFSLHVTEGQKVTPDTLLADVDFDKIKAAGKGTEVVVVLTNMDHVADVSINKIGSAAKNDEVGRVTTK from the coding sequence ATGGGTAAATACACAGCAGATGCAGAACAGCTATTAAAAGATATTGGCGGGAAAGAAAATGTCGCAGCTGTCAGTCATTGTGCCACCCGCATGCGTTTTGTACTAAACGATCCGTCCTTAGCAGATGAGAAAGCAATCGAAAACATTCCAAGTGTCAAGGGGATGTTTACAAATGCCGGACAATTTCAAGTCATTATTGGGAACGATGTGCCATTATTCTTTAACGATTTTTCAGCAGTTTCCGGAATCGACGGAGTATCAAAAGAACAAGGGAAATCAGCAGCAAAACAAAATCTAAACCCCGTTCAACGAGCAATCGGTGTACTGGCGGAAATCTTTACACCAATCATTCCGGCGATTATCGTTGGGGGATTGATTCTAGGCTTCCGAAATGTATTAGAAAGCATCCAGTTCGGTGCGCTTGGCGGACAGACAATTGTTGAATCTTCTCAATTTTGGAGTGGGGTCAACCACTTCTTATGGTTACCTGGTGAAGCGATTTTCCATTTCCTACCTGTAGGAATCACATGGAGTATTGCTAAGAAGATGGGAACGACACAGATTTTGGGGATCGTATTGGGGATTACCTTAGTATCGCCGCAGCTATTGAACGCATATGGCGTAGCAGGAACTGCCGCAGCGGATATTCCATTCTGGGATTTCGGCTTTGCGCAAATCGATATGATTGGGTACCAAGCACAAGTTATACCGGCAATGCTAGCTGGATTCATGTTGGCATATCTGGAAATCTTCTTCCGAAAGATTATTCCTCAAGCCGTTTCAATGATTTTTGTTCCATTTTTCGCGCTGCTGCCAACAATTTTTGCAGCTCACGTGATTTTAGGTCCAATCGGTTGGACGATCGGTAACTTTATCTCTAGCGTTGTTAATACAGGACTGACTTCTGCCTTTAACTGGCTATTTGGTGCCGTCTTTGGGTTCCTATATGCACCTTTGGTAATTACTGGTCTACATCATATGTCGAATGCCATTGATACACAACTGATTGCAGACTTCCAGTCAACGAACCTTTGGCCAATGATCGCTTTGTCAAATATTGCACAGGGATCTGCTGTATTAGGGGTTATCTTCCTACACAGAGGCAATAAAAAAGAGGAACAGATTTCTATTCCTTCTATGATTTCTTGTTATCTAGGTGTAACAGAACCCGCCATGTTCGGAATCAATTTGAAATATGTTTATCCATTTGTCGCAGCCATGATTGGCTCCGGTCTAGCAGGGATGTTCGCTACGTTAATGGGGGTACGTGCCAACGCAATCGGAGTTGGTGGCCTTCCAGGTATTTTGGCCATTCGTGCACAGGATTGGTTATCCTTCATTATCGCAATGGTGATCGCTATTGCCCTACCATTTGTTCTGACCATTTTCTTCCGTAGACAAGGGATTTTCAACAAGGTTGATCCAGTTGATGAAGCAACTGGAGAATTATATGCTGAAGAATTGGCAATGGCTGGGAATGCACCACAAGGTTTTGCTGCAGATACAACAGCAGCACCTACAGCTACCGCCGCTAAAGAAACATTGTTCGCTCCAGCTGACGGAGAAGTCATCACGATTTCCGAAGTAGCTGATCCCGTCTTTTCAAAGAAAATGATGGGCGACGGCTACGCAGTTCGACCAATCAATGAAAAAGTTTATGCGCCGGTTTCCGGAACAATTACAACTATTTTCGAAACAAAGCATGCTATCGGTATCCTGACAGATACAGGTCTTGAAGTACTGGTTCATATCGGATTAGACACAGTTGAGCTGAAAGGCGAACCTTTTAGTCTTCATGTCACTGAAGGTCAGAAAGTCACGCCAGACACATTATTAGCTGATGTCGACTTCGATAAAATAAAAGCAGCCGGTAAAGGAACAGAGGTTGTAGTGGTCCTGACAAACATGGATCATGTAGCAGATGTTTCTATCAACAAAATCGGTTCAGCTGCTAAGAATGATGAAGTTGGACGTGTCACAACAAAATAG
- a CDS encoding glycosyl hydrolase family 65 protein, protein MKYINIVIDGQHLCVDNETKKIDFSYDGKEAVQEITKLLAEKGLDGCVIQYEATSIEVEQLDKFRFQLEETLNVPVIFASEIVDSVEAALQLEREKCSWTLVYHDFRQGKDEYAAEALLTTGNGFIGLRGTTPEMRITEDTYPATYLAGLYNTAVSTVEGQEIKNEDFVNAPNLQYLAVAVDGEVLTFSEQTVKSFKRTLDMRNGLFQATGIFESASGKQLEIVSRRVVSMADMHEYSLSYQLTPLNFSGSVTFLTEADGTVFNYNVARYRSLTNQHLTVLETAAEGAKSRLIAKTLDSGITIVQEAQLFSPDLDISTVQTELTEEKVIQSVELAVVEGQSYTLEKSVAIHVYRAEEAKQDHNFAQFEIADFSAIHEASAAVWAGYWQEAAMSVEGDMMSEKMLHLHTYHMLVSGSPVANPSLDVSITARGLHGEAYRGHIFWDELFILPFYIIHFPEIARQSLMYRYNRLAAAKADAQKAGYQGAMFPWQSGLDGTEQSQELHLNPISGEWGEDHSRLQRHVSLAVAYNVWLYNMNTEDKEFMIHYGIELLLEISKFWLSIAEYDEQKQRYSISGVMGPDEFHEAYPGSDKGGLTDNAYTNMMVVWLFEEIEKLYASYDADDLMAVQKKVGLTNEDLAQMNQIRQELNLTIDEQGVIAQHDGYFELKEVDFDYYTEKYGNIYRMDRILRAEGHSADDYKVAKQADSLMIFYNFRKETVDRILADLGYELPEDYLEKNLDYYLSRTSHGSTLSRIVHAQLASIVEDKDLSWKLYQQALYSDYQDIQGGTTAEGIHAGVMAATLFITLTTFAGIDIRQEALEIHPQLPEKWQKLAFRLNIRNVHYQVTIDKEKISIEADQAVSLTVGGRSVSLVGGQPKEIVYGGVSV, encoded by the coding sequence ATGAAGTATATAAACATAGTCATAGATGGACAACATCTATGTGTAGACAATGAAACAAAGAAAATTGATTTTTCCTATGATGGTAAAGAAGCAGTGCAGGAGATAACTAAGTTATTGGCTGAAAAAGGATTAGATGGTTGTGTGATTCAATATGAAGCGACTTCTATAGAGGTTGAACAGCTAGATAAGTTCCGTTTCCAATTGGAAGAGACCTTAAATGTACCAGTCATTTTTGCATCAGAGATTGTAGATTCTGTTGAGGCGGCTCTTCAATTGGAACGGGAAAAGTGTAGCTGGACACTTGTCTATCATGATTTCCGTCAAGGAAAAGATGAGTATGCAGCTGAGGCATTACTGACAACAGGGAATGGATTTATTGGTCTGCGGGGCACTACGCCGGAAATGCGTATTACAGAGGATACTTATCCGGCAACATATCTTGCAGGATTGTATAATACAGCCGTTTCAACCGTTGAAGGTCAGGAAATCAAAAATGAAGATTTTGTCAACGCGCCGAATCTACAATATTTGGCTGTAGCTGTGGATGGAGAAGTCCTGACTTTTTCGGAGCAGACAGTAAAATCATTTAAACGTACATTGGATATGCGTAATGGTCTTTTTCAAGCGACCGGTATTTTTGAATCAGCTTCCGGAAAGCAACTAGAGATCGTTTCCAGACGTGTAGTGAGCATGGCAGATATGCATGAGTATAGCCTTTCTTATCAACTAACTCCGTTGAATTTCAGCGGATCAGTGACTTTTTTGACTGAAGCAGACGGGACAGTATTTAACTATAATGTTGCTCGCTATAGAAGCTTGACGAATCAGCATTTGACAGTACTTGAGACTGCCGCAGAAGGGGCTAAAAGTCGTCTAATAGCGAAAACATTAGATTCAGGAATCACGATTGTTCAGGAAGCGCAGCTATTTAGCCCAGATTTGGATATTTCTACTGTCCAGACAGAATTGACAGAAGAAAAAGTGATTCAATCTGTTGAACTAGCAGTTGTAGAAGGACAAAGTTATACGTTAGAAAAGAGTGTGGCCATCCACGTATATCGTGCGGAGGAAGCGAAACAGGATCATAATTTTGCTCAGTTTGAGATTGCTGATTTTTCTGCCATTCACGAGGCTTCGGCAGCTGTTTGGGCAGGGTATTGGCAAGAAGCGGCAATGAGTGTTGAGGGAGATATGATGTCCGAAAAGATGTTACACCTCCACACGTATCATATGTTGGTTTCCGGGTCACCGGTTGCGAATCCATCATTGGATGTATCGATCACAGCTAGAGGATTGCATGGAGAAGCTTATAGAGGGCATATTTTCTGGGACGAGCTGTTTATCCTACCGTTTTATATCATCCATTTTCCGGAGATTGCGCGTCAATCCCTGATGTATCGTTATAATAGACTGGCGGCAGCGAAGGCAGATGCCCAGAAAGCTGGTTATCAAGGAGCGATGTTCCCGTGGCAATCTGGCTTGGATGGAACAGAGCAGTCACAAGAACTGCATTTGAATCCAATCAGCGGAGAGTGGGGCGAAGACCACAGTCGCTTGCAACGCCATGTTTCTTTAGCGGTTGCTTATAATGTCTGGCTGTACAATATGAATACAGAAGATAAAGAATTCATGATTCATTATGGGATTGAGCTTCTGCTCGAAATCAGTAAATTCTGGCTAAGTATTGCGGAATATGATGAGCAAAAGCAACGCTATTCCATTTCCGGAGTGATGGGACCGGATGAATTCCATGAGGCGTATCCCGGCAGTGATAAGGGCGGCTTGACGGACAATGCGTATACCAATATGATGGTAGTGTGGCTTTTTGAAGAAATCGAAAAGTTGTATGCATCGTATGATGCAGATGATTTGATGGCCGTACAAAAAAAGGTTGGGTTGACGAATGAGGATTTGGCTCAAATGAATCAAATCAGACAAGAGTTGAATTTGACAATCGACGAACAAGGGGTCATCGCACAACATGATGGGTACTTCGAGCTGAAGGAAGTCGATTTTGATTATTATACGGAAAAATATGGCAATATCTATCGTATGGATCGTATTTTGCGCGCAGAAGGACACAGTGCAGATGATTATAAAGTAGCGAAGCAAGCGGATAGTCTGATGATTTTCTACAATTTCCGAAAAGAAACAGTGGATCGCATTTTAGCTGATTTAGGGTATGAACTGCCGGAGGATTATCTGGAAAAGAATTTGGACTATTACCTGTCCAGAACCTCTCACGGCTCTACCTTGTCTCGTATCGTCCATGCTCAGTTGGCTTCGATCGTGGAAGATAAAGATTTGTCTTGGAAGCTGTATCAACAAGCGTTGTACTCTGACTACCAGGATATTCAAGGAGGAACAACAGCTGAAGGTATTCATGCCGGCGTTATGGCGGCAACTCTGTTTATCACGTTGACAACTTTTGCAGGCATCGATATTCGTCAAGAAGCGTTAGAAATTCACCCGCAGCTGCCTGAAAAATGGCAAAAGCTCGCATTCCGTTTAAACATTCGAAATGTGCATTATCAAGTGACGATCGATAAAGAAAAAATCTCTATCGAAGCGGATCAAGCGGTATCTCTGACAGTCGGCGGCAGAAGTGTGTCTCTGGTTGGCGGTCAACCAAAAGAAATAGTCTATGGAGGAGTCAGCGTATAA